A window of the Branchiibius hedensis genome harbors these coding sequences:
- a CDS encoding LysR family transcriptional regulator, producing MDLKQLTALVTVSEVGSVTKAAQVLHIVQPAVTRQIRSLEEEFGVTLFERSRQGMTLTAEGEVLVERARRALQELDRARAELRPSPTSVRGIVTIGILESTLDLLAQPLADAVRSHYPDIELRILSAYSGHLQQWLDAGDVDLSLLYNLASTPSISVSPLVSEPLWAVAPASAGLSADRPIPWSRVWQEDLVLPVAGHGLRILIDQAIAQSGATPHVTMQTNSMHVQKQLVTAGYGWTVLPAAGIATELGDGQLSAAPLVEPSIKRSMVLGLQRAGRIPPHVEAVATEAVRVVRRVVRDGSWPSAQLA from the coding sequence ATGGATCTCAAGCAACTCACCGCTTTGGTGACGGTCAGCGAGGTTGGCAGTGTCACCAAGGCCGCGCAGGTCCTGCACATCGTGCAGCCAGCGGTCACTCGCCAAATCCGTTCTCTCGAGGAGGAATTCGGCGTCACCCTGTTCGAGCGAAGCCGCCAGGGTATGACGCTCACCGCCGAGGGCGAAGTTCTCGTCGAGCGAGCCCGGCGGGCGCTGCAGGAATTGGACCGGGCCCGCGCCGAACTGCGGCCCAGCCCGACCTCGGTCCGTGGCATCGTCACGATCGGCATCCTGGAGAGCACTCTCGACCTCTTGGCGCAGCCCCTGGCGGACGCGGTGCGGTCGCACTACCCGGACATCGAACTGCGCATCCTGTCGGCGTACTCCGGACATCTGCAGCAGTGGCTGGATGCCGGCGATGTGGACCTGTCGCTGTTGTACAACCTGGCCTCGACGCCGTCGATCTCGGTGTCACCCCTGGTGAGCGAACCACTGTGGGCGGTGGCACCGGCGTCGGCCGGCCTGAGCGCCGACCGGCCGATCCCGTGGTCGCGGGTGTGGCAGGAAGATCTGGTGCTCCCGGTCGCGGGGCACGGCCTGCGGATCCTGATCGACCAAGCGATCGCGCAGTCGGGTGCGACTCCGCACGTGACAATGCAGACCAACTCGATGCACGTGCAAAAGCAGTTGGTCACAGCCGGCTACGGGTGGACTGTGCTTCCTGCTGCCGGCATCGCCACCGAGTTGGGCGATGGGCAGTTGAGCGCGGCGCCCCTGGTCGAGCCGTCGATCAAGCGCTCCATGGTGCTGGGTCTGCAACGCGCCGGTCGGATCCCACCGCACGTGGAGGCTGTGGCGACCGAGGCGGTACGCGTCGTACGCCGAGTGGTACGTGATGGCTCCTGGCCGAGCGCGCAACTAGCCTGA
- a CDS encoding LysR family transcriptional regulator, translating into MLEAADLELLDAIASTGSLAAVAHRTAVTPAAVTQRLARLEAKVGAPLVDRGPRGARLTDLGRLIAEQAAEVSALVSRAQARAETYLGQRSRRLRVGALASAVRPLVADALANVRLRHPVVEPSVVEIGSQEAILGVRRDEFDVAIVAEYAEPLAADSVQLHRLMRDRLMVAVPDDHRLARGDAPISLGGLAGEDWVSGAPGRRHRTQLDELAKVAGFVPRVAYQSESYEVALSLVAAGMGVALIPRTACHPTRGVHVRRVRGAPSRTLFAVTAPSAAQAPMVAPMLAALKDLARA; encoded by the coding sequence ATGCTGGAAGCGGCCGATCTGGAGTTGCTGGACGCCATCGCGTCCACCGGCAGTCTCGCTGCGGTGGCACACCGAACGGCGGTGACGCCCGCGGCGGTCACCCAGCGCCTGGCCCGGCTGGAGGCGAAAGTCGGTGCGCCGCTGGTCGATCGCGGTCCGCGTGGTGCGCGGCTGACCGATCTGGGTCGGTTGATCGCCGAGCAGGCCGCCGAGGTGTCGGCTCTGGTCAGCCGGGCCCAAGCGCGCGCGGAGACCTACTTGGGCCAACGGTCCCGGCGGTTGCGCGTCGGTGCCTTGGCTTCGGCGGTGCGACCGCTGGTCGCGGACGCCCTAGCCAACGTGCGGCTGCGGCACCCCGTGGTGGAGCCGTCAGTGGTCGAAATCGGTTCGCAGGAGGCCATTCTCGGGGTTCGCCGGGACGAATTCGACGTGGCGATCGTGGCGGAGTACGCCGAGCCGCTGGCCGCTGACTCGGTCCAGTTGCACCGGTTGATGCGCGATCGGCTGATGGTCGCCGTACCCGATGACCACCGCCTCGCACGTGGCGACGCGCCGATCAGTTTGGGCGGTCTCGCGGGCGAAGATTGGGTCAGCGGGGCACCCGGGCGTCGGCACCGCACGCAGTTGGACGAGTTGGCGAAGGTGGCCGGCTTCGTGCCGCGGGTCGCGTATCAGAGCGAGTCCTACGAAGTGGCCCTGTCGCTGGTCGCCGCCGGGATGGGGGTGGCGTTGATTCCCCGTACGGCGTGCCATCCGACCCGTGGCGTGCACGTGCGTCGGGTGCGTGGTGCGCCCTCGCGGACACTGTTCGCAGTCACGGCGCCGTCGGCCGCCCAGGCACCGATGGTGGCGCCGATGTTGGCGGCCTTGAAAGACCTCGCCCGCGCCTGA
- a CDS encoding nuclear transport factor 2 family protein has translation MTTPAAVSDWHAFVTDPTPAALRALLADDAVFRSPAVHTPQEGAELTYAYLWAAAKVLGPTLTYRHEWYDERSAVLRFNATVDGLDVDGVDIITWNDDDEITEFTVMTRPFKGLQALIQAMGAALSTS, from the coding sequence ATGACCACACCGGCTGCCGTCAGCGACTGGCACGCGTTCGTCACGGATCCCACCCCCGCCGCACTGCGCGCGTTGCTCGCCGACGATGCGGTGTTCCGCTCGCCCGCGGTGCACACCCCCCAGGAAGGTGCGGAGCTGACCTACGCCTACCTGTGGGCGGCCGCGAAGGTGCTCGGCCCGACGTTGACCTACCGCCACGAGTGGTATGACGAGCGATCGGCGGTGCTGCGCTTCAACGCCACCGTTGACGGGTTGGACGTTGACGGGGTGGACATCATCACATGGAACGACGACGACGAGATCACCGAGTTCACTGTGATGACTAGGCCATTCAAGGGTTTGCAAGCCCTGATCCAAGCGATGGGCGCGGCCCTGTCGACGTCCTGA
- a CDS encoding nucleoside deaminase translates to MTTDQEMLAVAVEEARAGLAEGGIPIGAALFDPDGVLLGRGHNRRVQDDDPSVHGETDAFRNAGRQRSYRGTTMATTLSPCWFCSGLVRQFGITRVVVGEAQTFVGGHDWLAENGVEVVVLDDPECVAMMTEFIAEHPDLWNEDIGVD, encoded by the coding sequence ATGACCACCGATCAGGAGATGCTCGCCGTCGCTGTCGAGGAAGCGCGGGCCGGGCTCGCCGAGGGCGGAATCCCCATCGGAGCAGCCCTGTTCGACCCCGACGGTGTGCTGTTGGGGCGTGGCCACAACCGCCGGGTGCAAGACGACGACCCGTCGGTGCACGGTGAGACGGATGCCTTCCGCAACGCCGGCCGGCAACGCAGTTATCGCGGCACCACGATGGCCACGACGCTGTCACCGTGCTGGTTTTGCAGCGGGCTGGTGCGTCAGTTCGGCATCACCCGGGTCGTCGTCGGCGAGGCGCAGACCTTCGTCGGCGGCCACGACTGGTTGGCCGAGAACGGCGTCGAGGTCGTCGTGCTGGACGACCCGGAGTGCGTGGCGATGATGACCGAGTTCATCGCCGAGCACCCGGACCTGTGGAACGAGGACATCGGCGTCGACTGA
- a CDS encoding purine-cytosine permease family protein — protein MSTDVEINPISAEDYGHHLLAIEPGGVDVIPEDQRHGRPIDLLWTWTSPNMEFATIGVGILGPLFWGLNLWQTIAAIILGTALGSLTHAVLSSWGPQSGLCQMVLSRTGFGFLGNILPAGLNAVIAGIGWFAVNSISGALALHALIPGLAKGLALAIVVLLQLAVAFLGHNLVQAFERWAFPILAVVFAIGAVIVFSKSHPSVGTGGTPTVGAFLLMAGASFGYACGWNPYASDYTRYQPRGNGAKAGLFAGLGILISCVILESAGAAMVSAAGKAANVDPGVYTGLLPTWLGKLTLLCIAIGAICANALNIYSGAMSALAIGFRTTLHRARAFVAVGFGILGFLLALAGMDNAGENYENFLLVIAYWIGPWLGFVLTDRWLNRGADFTAIAQDRGWQNWAGPIAMLVGIVVSVWLFSNQANYTGPIPSAHPQVGDITYLVGFLLSAGIYAGLRRVLPPKSSTLVP, from the coding sequence GTGAGTACAGACGTCGAGATCAACCCGATCAGTGCCGAGGACTACGGTCACCACCTGCTGGCCATCGAGCCGGGCGGGGTGGACGTCATCCCGGAGGATCAGCGGCACGGCCGCCCGATCGATCTGTTGTGGACCTGGACGTCGCCGAACATGGAGTTTGCGACGATCGGTGTCGGCATCCTCGGACCGCTCTTCTGGGGTCTGAATCTGTGGCAGACGATCGCTGCGATCATCCTGGGTACGGCGCTCGGCTCGCTCACCCACGCCGTCCTGTCTTCGTGGGGCCCGCAGTCGGGACTGTGCCAAATGGTCCTGTCCCGAACCGGATTCGGGTTCCTCGGCAACATCCTCCCGGCCGGGTTGAACGCCGTCATCGCGGGCATCGGCTGGTTCGCGGTCAACAGCATCAGTGGGGCGTTGGCGCTGCATGCCCTCATCCCAGGGCTCGCCAAGGGACTGGCGCTCGCGATCGTCGTACTCCTGCAGTTGGCGGTTGCCTTCCTCGGGCACAACCTGGTGCAGGCGTTCGAGCGGTGGGCGTTCCCCATCCTCGCGGTGGTCTTCGCCATCGGCGCGGTCATCGTCTTCAGCAAGTCGCACCCCAGCGTCGGCACCGGTGGCACGCCCACCGTCGGCGCCTTCCTGCTGATGGCCGGCGCGTCCTTCGGCTACGCGTGCGGCTGGAACCCCTACGCCAGCGACTACACCCGCTACCAGCCACGCGGCAACGGAGCCAAGGCGGGCCTGTTCGCCGGTCTTGGCATCCTGATCTCCTGTGTCATCCTCGAATCCGCCGGTGCTGCAATGGTGTCCGCTGCCGGCAAGGCCGCCAACGTCGACCCGGGCGTCTACACCGGCCTGTTGCCCACCTGGTTGGGCAAGCTCACCTTGCTGTGCATTGCGATCGGGGCGATCTGCGCCAACGCGCTGAACATCTATTCCGGGGCGATGTCCGCTCTGGCGATCGGCTTCCGCACCACGCTGCACCGGGCCAGGGCGTTCGTGGCCGTCGGTTTCGGGATCCTCGGTTTCCTGCTGGCCCTGGCCGGCATGGACAACGCGGGGGAGAACTACGAGAACTTCCTGCTGGTCATCGCCTACTGGATCGGCCCCTGGCTGGGCTTCGTCCTCACTGACCGCTGGCTCAACCGCGGCGCGGACTTCACGGCGATCGCTCAGGACCGCGGTTGGCAGAACTGGGCCGGCCCGATCGCCATGCTTGTCGGCATCGTGGTCTCGGTGTGGCTGTTCTCCAACCAGGCCAACTACACCGGGCCGATCCCGTCCGCGCACCCGCAGGTCGGTGACATCACGTATCTCGTCGGATTCCTGTTGTCCGCCGGAATCTACGCCGGCCTGCGCCGGGTGCTGCCGCCGAAGTCGAGCACACTGGTGCCATGA
- a CDS encoding aldo/keto reductase, with amino-acid sequence MSVPDLELNNGVTIPAVGFGVFQTPPDQTRQAVREALGAGYRHIDTAAAYGNEREVGQAIADSGVPRDEIFIETKVWINDFGYDATIHAFEKSAAKLGVEQIDLLILHQALPSEFNLTVASYEALQVLLGKGKVRAIGVSNFMPLHLDRLTSATQVAPAVNQIEVHPYFQQPQAQAANFRNSVLTQAWSPIGGITFYRDSGHRSTLADPTIAQIAQEHGKSPAQVMLRWHVQEGRQVIPKSTNPQRMAENIDIFDFELTAAQLAQIDALDTDQRGGPEPEEITVESFGREIPEA; translated from the coding sequence ATGAGCGTGCCTGACCTGGAGTTGAACAACGGCGTCACCATCCCCGCAGTGGGATTCGGCGTGTTCCAGACGCCGCCGGACCAGACCCGGCAGGCGGTGCGTGAAGCGCTGGGCGCCGGTTACCGCCACATCGACACGGCGGCGGCGTACGGCAATGAACGCGAGGTCGGCCAGGCCATCGCGGATTCCGGTGTGCCGCGTGACGAGATCTTCATCGAGACCAAGGTCTGGATCAATGACTTCGGCTACGACGCGACCATCCACGCTTTCGAAAAGAGCGCCGCCAAGCTCGGCGTCGAGCAGATCGATCTGTTGATCCTGCACCAGGCCCTCCCCAGCGAGTTCAATCTGACCGTCGCCTCCTACGAAGCGCTCCAGGTGCTGTTGGGTAAGGGCAAGGTCCGGGCTATCGGCGTCAGCAACTTCATGCCCCTGCATCTTGACCGTTTGACCTCGGCCACCCAGGTCGCGCCGGCGGTGAACCAGATCGAGGTGCACCCCTACTTCCAGCAACCTCAGGCGCAGGCCGCGAACTTCCGCAACAGCGTGCTGACCCAGGCGTGGTCGCCCATCGGCGGCATCACCTTCTACCGGGACAGCGGCCACCGCTCGACGCTGGCGGATCCAACGATCGCGCAGATCGCGCAGGAGCACGGCAAGTCCCCGGCTCAGGTGATGCTGCGCTGGCACGTGCAGGAGGGCCGACAGGTCATCCCCAAGTCGACGAACCCGCAGCGCATGGCCGAGAACATCGACATCTTCGACTTCGAGCTCACTGCAGCACAACTGGCGCAGATCGACGCGTTGGACACCGACCAGCGGGGTGGCCCCGAGCCGGAGGAGATCACCGTGGAGTCGTTCGGCCGGGAGATTCCCGAGGCCTGA
- a CDS encoding ArsR/SmtB family transcription factor, translating to MDSALRALADPHRRAVLERLSQGPASAGELGALLPISQPAASRHLSVLRDAGLVAVEHDAQRRIYRLRPEPMAEIGDWLQQRQREWEHRFAALHTEIARGKKNRSS from the coding sequence ATGGACAGCGCCCTCCGTGCCCTCGCGGACCCGCACCGCCGGGCCGTGCTGGAGCGACTCAGCCAGGGGCCGGCATCGGCCGGCGAACTCGGTGCCCTCCTGCCCATCTCCCAACCCGCTGCCTCCCGCCACCTCTCGGTGCTGCGGGACGCCGGGCTCGTCGCGGTCGAGCACGACGCCCAGCGCCGGATCTACCGGCTACGCCCTGAACCGATGGCCGAGATCGGCGATTGGCTCCAGCAACGCCAGCGTGAGTGGGAACACCGCTTCGCCGCGCTGCACACCGAAATTGCCCGAGGCAAGAAAAATAGGAGTTCCTGA
- a CDS encoding YciI family protein codes for MALYLIAFNDEWVPEQTLEQLQDKSKASNAVLDEMKEQGVFVFAEGGIDASTAICSVELVDGAPVFSDGPYTETKEHLGGFTVIDVPDDEAARYWAGRITQALDWPQEVHRFPSDVKEITDRLGLS; via the coding sequence ATGGCTTTGTACCTGATTGCCTTCAACGACGAGTGGGTGCCGGAGCAGACGCTGGAGCAGTTGCAGGACAAGAGCAAGGCGAGCAACGCCGTCCTGGATGAGATGAAGGAGCAGGGGGTCTTCGTCTTCGCCGAAGGCGGCATCGACGCGTCCACCGCGATCTGCAGCGTCGAGCTCGTGGACGGAGCACCGGTCTTCAGCGACGGGCCCTACACCGAGACCAAGGAGCACCTCGGCGGCTTCACGGTGATCGACGTACCCGATGACGAGGCGGCTCGCTACTGGGCGGGGCGGATCACCCAGGCCCTGGACTGGCCGCAGGAGGTGCACCGCTTCCCCAGCGACGTCAAGGAGATCACGGACCGGCTCGGGTTGAGTTGA
- a CDS encoding SRPBCC family protein, with protein MKTAPALLSSIIEYGDRVTIRVHDVYPTTIEDLWQAVTEPERLARWMGTVSGDLRVGGVIHVTFTSSWDGPAVVETCEPPYAFSLRMDPGTEQETRIDVRLREEAGGTRLTVQDCGLPRADQLAHGAGWQVHLEDLRSALSGQDPAPWRPRWEGLMPTYARELGEPSAQPRLLGTLHNDGARGSIRLQERYATDRDDLWSALTEKDRLARWLGEFEGTLAVGQTYRYRMYASGAEGEDTITECDPPHRFVTTSSDGRESVEVTLTPDGEDTVLTVEHRGLPVDMVGGYGAGTQIHLEDLGAYVAGLGRCDSDARMSVLYPAYQELPVTAD; from the coding sequence ATGAAAACCGCTCCCGCCCTGTTGAGTTCGATCATCGAGTACGGCGATCGCGTGACTATCCGGGTCCACGACGTCTATCCCACGACCATCGAGGACCTGTGGCAGGCGGTCACCGAACCCGAGCGGCTGGCCCGGTGGATGGGCACGGTCAGCGGTGACCTGCGGGTCGGTGGCGTGATCCACGTGACCTTCACCAGCAGCTGGGACGGGCCGGCCGTTGTGGAGACCTGTGAGCCGCCGTACGCCTTCTCGCTGCGGATGGACCCGGGGACCGAGCAGGAGACGCGGATCGACGTACGTCTGCGGGAAGAGGCGGGTGGCACCCGGCTGACCGTGCAGGATTGCGGGCTGCCGCGCGCCGACCAACTCGCCCACGGCGCCGGCTGGCAGGTGCACCTGGAAGACCTGCGCTCGGCCCTTTCGGGGCAGGACCCTGCGCCGTGGCGGCCACGCTGGGAGGGCTTGATGCCCACGTACGCAAGGGAACTCGGCGAGCCCTCCGCGCAGCCCCGGCTCCTGGGGACGTTGCACAACGATGGCGCGCGCGGGTCGATCCGCCTGCAGGAGCGCTACGCCACCGACCGTGACGACTTGTGGTCAGCGCTCACCGAGAAGGACCGGTTGGCCCGCTGGCTGGGCGAGTTCGAAGGGACCCTGGCGGTCGGCCAGACCTACCGATACCGGATGTACGCCAGCGGCGCAGAGGGCGAGGACACGATCACCGAGTGCGACCCGCCGCACCGCTTCGTGACCACCAGCAGCGACGGCCGGGAGTCGGTCGAGGTGACACTCACGCCGGACGGCGAGGACACCGTTCTGACCGTCGAGCACCGCGGCCTGCCCGTCGACATGGTCGGCGGCTACGGCGCCGGCACCCAGATCCATCTGGAAGACCTCGGGGCGTACGTCGCGGGGCTGGGTCGGTGCGACTCGGACGCTCGGATGTCAGTGCTCTACCCGGCGTACCAGGAACTGCCCGTCACCGCGGACTGA
- a CDS encoding 2,3-butanediol dehydrogenase, with amino-acid sequence MRAARYYDRGDIRIEDVPEPEVGPGQVGIDVAWCGICGTDLHEYAEGPIFIPPSGHPQPISGESAPVTLGHEMSGVVYAVGEGVEGLSPGDHVVVEPYIVHDDVDTGPDSDDYHLSPDMNFIGLGGGGGGLAEKIVVNRRWAHKVSDNVPLDQAALLEPLSVGYHAAERSGVQAGDVALVTGAGPIGLLTSAVLTALGASVIISEPSPLRRERAEQTGVAKLVLDPGADDVVARVREATGGRGADVGFECTSVQPALDTLVEALRPRGVLVNVSIWGKRASFDMQALVLKELDVRGTIAYVNSHPATIALVEEGKVDLGPFITGRIGLDQLIDEGFDTLINRNETAVKILVSPSGRGL; translated from the coding sequence ATGAGAGCAGCGCGCTACTACGACCGGGGCGACATCCGGATCGAGGACGTCCCCGAACCCGAGGTGGGCCCGGGGCAGGTCGGGATCGACGTCGCGTGGTGTGGCATCTGCGGGACGGACCTGCACGAGTACGCCGAGGGGCCCATCTTCATCCCGCCATCCGGTCACCCGCAGCCGATCAGCGGTGAATCCGCCCCGGTCACCCTGGGCCATGAGATGTCCGGCGTCGTGTACGCCGTGGGCGAGGGTGTCGAGGGCCTCTCGCCTGGCGATCACGTCGTGGTCGAGCCGTACATCGTGCACGACGACGTCGACACGGGTCCGGACAGCGACGACTACCACCTCTCGCCGGACATGAACTTCATCGGGTTGGGCGGCGGTGGCGGCGGCCTCGCCGAGAAGATCGTGGTGAATCGGCGCTGGGCGCACAAGGTTTCGGACAACGTGCCGCTCGACCAGGCCGCGCTGCTCGAACCCCTTTCGGTGGGTTATCACGCTGCTGAGCGCTCGGGCGTGCAGGCGGGCGATGTCGCGCTGGTGACCGGAGCCGGGCCGATCGGGTTGCTCACCTCCGCTGTGCTGACCGCTCTGGGGGCGAGCGTGATCATCAGTGAACCGAGTCCGCTGCGACGTGAACGAGCCGAGCAGACCGGTGTGGCCAAGCTCGTGCTCGATCCCGGTGCCGACGACGTCGTCGCCAGGGTCCGCGAGGCGACCGGCGGCCGCGGGGCGGACGTCGGATTCGAGTGCACCTCGGTGCAACCGGCGTTGGACACGCTGGTCGAGGCGTTGCGGCCGCGCGGGGTGCTGGTCAACGTCTCGATCTGGGGCAAGCGCGCCAGCTTCGACATGCAGGCACTCGTCCTGAAGGAGTTGGATGTCCGCGGGACCATCGCCTACGTCAACTCCCACCCGGCCACGATCGCTCTGGTCGAGGAAGGCAAGGTCGACCTCGGTCCGTTCATCACCGGTCGGATCGGCCTGGACCAGCTCATCGACGAGGGTTTCGACACCTTGATCAACCGCAACGAGACCGCGGTGAAGATCCTGGTGTCGCCCAGCGGCCGCGGTTTGTGA
- a CDS encoding thiamine pyrophosphate-binding protein: MTVTDQTYLAGSSWQDTVSRVLREGGIQQIVYVPDAGHAVAIRDAIADPDITDVVCTTEEEGVGVVSGAWLGGQRAALLMQSSGVGNCINMFSLLTMGGFPFLTVVTMRGEYGEFNPWQAPMGLATQNALELMGITVYRVDDPSDVEETVSAALDTAFLAGGRVAVLLGQRLIGRKKWERN, from the coding sequence ATGACCGTGACAGACCAGACCTATCTGGCCGGCAGCAGCTGGCAGGACACCGTGTCCCGCGTTTTGCGGGAGGGCGGCATTCAGCAGATCGTCTACGTGCCCGATGCCGGGCACGCCGTCGCCATCCGCGACGCGATTGCTGATCCCGACATCACCGACGTCGTCTGCACCACCGAGGAGGAAGGCGTCGGCGTTGTCAGCGGCGCCTGGCTGGGTGGCCAACGCGCGGCGTTGCTCATGCAAAGCAGCGGAGTCGGCAACTGCATCAACATGTTCTCGCTGCTCACGATGGGCGGCTTCCCCTTCCTCACCGTGGTGACCATGCGTGGGGAATACGGCGAGTTCAACCCCTGGCAGGCCCCGATGGGCCTGGCCACGCAGAACGCCCTCGAACTGATGGGCATCACCGTCTACCGGGTCGATGACCCCTCGGATGTCGAGGAAACCGTGAGCGCTGCTCTGGACACCGCCTTCCTCGCCGGCGGCCGCGTCGCGGTGCTGCTCGGCCAACGACTGATCGGACGCAAGAAGTGGGAGCGCAACTGA
- a CDS encoding thiamine pyrophosphate-dependent enzyme: MTATLPDTSTRIDRRAFVTDLIGQLPDDVLIVTGLGSPSYDVFATGYRPRTFHLWGAMGAAVPMGLGLALAQRDTPVVVITGDGEQLMGVGALGTVAVQSPPNLTIVVLDNGHFGETGMQRSHAGLNTDLAQVARGFGIPDAATISSADETRELAALITAQNGTAFRRVLIDVTEPPRALPPRDGVANKNAVRAALGFETF; the protein is encoded by the coding sequence ATGACCGCAACATTGCCCGACACCAGCACCCGCATCGATCGCCGGGCGTTCGTGACCGACCTGATCGGCCAGTTACCCGACGACGTCCTCATCGTCACCGGCTTGGGCTCCCCCAGCTACGACGTCTTCGCCACCGGTTACCGTCCGCGCACCTTCCACCTGTGGGGTGCGATGGGAGCAGCCGTTCCGATGGGGCTGGGACTGGCTCTGGCGCAACGGGATACGCCCGTGGTTGTCATCACCGGTGACGGGGAGCAGCTGATGGGTGTGGGGGCCCTGGGCACGGTAGCGGTGCAGTCGCCCCCGAACCTGACAATCGTCGTACTGGACAACGGCCACTTCGGCGAGACCGGGATGCAGCGCAGCCACGCGGGTCTGAACACCGACCTGGCCCAGGTGGCAAGAGGTTTCGGCATTCCGGACGCCGCGACGATCTCATCCGCCGATGAGACACGGGAGCTGGCCGCCCTGATCACAGCCCAGAACGGTACGGCGTTCCGCCGGGTCCTCATCGACGTCACCGAGCCGCCGCGTGCGTTACCCCCGCGCGACGGAGTAGCGAACAAGAACGCTGTCCGTGCCGCGCTTGGCTTCGAAACCTTCTGA
- a CDS encoding aldehyde dehydrogenase, which produces MSGQVAYLPQWFRYYGGLADKIEGRVLPIDKPGYFAYTRREPVGVTAIITPWNSPLLLLAWKLAPALAAGCTVVVKPSEFTSASTVALARLLHETGLPKGVFNVVTGFGKEVGAPLVEHPGVAKVSFTGSDATGRSIGASAGAGIKHVALELGGKSPNIVFADADLQSAANGVVSGIFAATGQTCIAGSRLLVQREIHDELVSRVVELAATARMGDPRAADTQVGPITTRPQYQKVLSYIDVARQEGATVALGGGPADPADVGDGWFVRPTIFTGVDNGMRIAQEEVFGPVLAVIPFDDEADATRIANDSAYGLGAGVWTSDLARALRMADAIKAGTVWVNTYRAVSFMAPFGGYKSSGVGRENGAEAIEEYLETKTVWINSGAPVGNPFVLR; this is translated from the coding sequence ATGTCCGGCCAGGTCGCCTATCTGCCGCAGTGGTTCCGCTACTACGGCGGACTCGCCGACAAGATCGAGGGCCGCGTGCTGCCGATCGACAAACCCGGCTACTTCGCCTACACCCGACGCGAACCGGTCGGCGTCACCGCAATCATCACACCGTGGAACTCACCGCTGCTGCTGCTTGCGTGGAAGCTGGCACCTGCTCTGGCAGCCGGATGCACCGTGGTGGTGAAGCCGTCGGAATTCACCTCGGCGTCAACGGTCGCGTTGGCCCGGTTGCTGCACGAAACGGGCTTGCCCAAGGGTGTCTTCAACGTCGTCACCGGTTTCGGCAAGGAGGTCGGCGCCCCGCTGGTCGAGCACCCTGGTGTCGCCAAGGTGTCCTTCACCGGCTCGGACGCGACCGGTCGCTCGATCGGCGCGTCGGCCGGCGCCGGCATCAAACACGTGGCGCTGGAACTCGGCGGCAAGTCGCCGAACATCGTCTTCGCCGACGCCGACCTGCAGTCGGCTGCGAACGGGGTGGTCTCCGGGATCTTCGCTGCGACCGGGCAGACGTGCATCGCTGGCTCACGGCTGTTGGTCCAGCGCGAGATCCACGACGAACTCGTCTCGCGGGTGGTCGAACTCGCGGCCACTGCCCGGATGGGCGACCCGCGAGCGGCGGATACTCAGGTCGGCCCGATCACGACCCGGCCGCAGTACCAGAAAGTGTTGTCCTACATCGACGTTGCTCGACAAGAGGGGGCGACCGTCGCACTCGGTGGCGGTCCAGCCGACCCGGCAGACGTCGGGGACGGCTGGTTCGTGCGCCCCACCATCTTCACCGGCGTCGACAACGGCATGCGGATCGCCCAGGAGGAGGTCTTCGGGCCGGTCCTGGCCGTGATCCCGTTCGACGATGAGGCGGACGCGACCCGGATAGCCAACGACTCGGCGTACGGGCTGGGGGCAGGGGTCTGGACCTCGGACCTGGCCCGGGCGCTGCGGATGGCGGATGCGATCAAAGCCGGCACCGTCTGGGTGAACACCTATCGGGCCGTGAGCTTCATGGCGCCGTTCGGCGGCTACAAGTCCTCGGGTGTGGGCCGCGAGAACGGCGCCGAGGCGATCGAGGAGTACCTGGAGACCAAGACGGTCTGGATCAACAGCGGCGCGCCAGTGGGCAATCCGTTCGTCCTGCGCTAG